A single Metarhizium brunneum chromosome 5, complete sequence DNA region contains:
- the MMT2 gene encoding Mitochondrial metal transporter 2 has product MTQPHTRLLHSRTSLRAQARCIIQNLSPLASAAATSIPTLASHFSTSSGLSTAAVYTTSNSLRRLACSSSTVDPTSAIASARCVLLHLSPIRGHIRTLPSVMGPALKQTRDHGDHGHGHGPGAHGHHHHHDSTYLTSANKNDPGVRITRIGLLSNLGMAIAKFIGGWAFNSKSMTADAWHSIADLASDILTLATVSWSLKPPTDRFPMGFGKVESLGSLGVSGMLLVGGFYMGWESAISLYGHFNPEGAHNLFEHVGHGHGHSHNPADLGIPNIHAVWLAAGTILIKEWLYQATMKVARERKSSVLASNAIHHRVDSLTGIVTLAAILGANIVENAAWLDPVGGLLISIMVVKAGYDNTKEALYELADRSLDDDVKNSIRKQAHRALSNVSEGHEAELRDISGTKSGQNYLVDMELAVPGAWTVDDVKDLEDAVRMQVGGKVRGVKRLRVRFVSRDKPVNERFDEFISGPEALQKPELQEEEEAGNGVVVDKDGKHRH; this is encoded by the exons ATGACGCAGCCTCACACACGATTGTTGCACTCACGTACGTCGTTGCGGGCACAGGCTCGCTGCATCATTCAAAATCTATCACCTCTGGCCTCGGCTGCTGCTACCTCGATCCCTACGTTGGCGTCGCACTTTTCTACATCTTCCGGCCTGTCCACCGCGGCCGTTTACACCACCTCAAACTCTCTCCGCCGCCTTGCGTGCTCGTCTTCGACGGTCGATCCAACATCTGCCATTGCAAGCGCCCGTTGCGTACTCCTTCACCTCTCGCCTATCCGCGGACACATCCGCACGCTGCCCTCAGTCATGGGTCCAGCATTGAAGCAGACTCGCGACCATGGCGACCATGGTCACGGTCATGGTCCTGGCGCTCATggacatcatcaccaccacgacAGCACATACCTGACATCCGCCAATAAAAACGACCCCGGTGTAAGAATCACGCGAATAGGTCTACTGTCCAACTTGGGCATGGCAATTGCCAAGTTCATAGGTGGATGGGCGTTCAATTCCAAGTCAATGACGGCAGATGCCTGGCACAGCATTGCTGACCTCGCCTCCGATATTCTCACCTTGGCCACGGTTTCTTGGAGCTTAAAACCGCCGACGGATCGATTCCCCATGGGATTCGGCAAGGTGGAAAGCCTCGGTTCTCTTGGCGTGTCGGGCATGCTGCTGGTGGGCGGTTTCTACATGGGGTGGGAGAGCGCAATCAGCCTGTACGGCCATTTCAACCCTGAGGGCGCGCACAACCTTTTTGAGCAcgttggccacggccacggccactcACACAACCCTGCCGATCTGGGAATCCCAAACATTCATGCTgtttggctggctgcgggCACCATCCTGATCAAAGAATGGCTCTATCAAGCGA CAATGAAGGTTGCGCGGGAACGCAAGTCGTCCGTCCTtgcctccaacgccatccaCCACCGTGTCGACAGCCTGACTGGCATTGTCACTCTTGCCGCCATCCTTGGTGCCAATATTGTTGAGAATGCCGCCTGGCTGGATCCGGTGGGCGGTCTCCTCATTTCCATCATGGTGGTCAAGGCCGGATACGACAACACAAAGGAGGCCTTGTACGAGCTGGCAGACCgcagcctcgacgacgacgtgaaGAACTCTATCCGAAAACAAGCACACCGAGCATTGTCCAACGTGAGCGAGGGCCATGAAGCAGAGCTCCGTGATATTAGTGGCACCAAATCGGGACAGAATTATCTGGTTGACATGGAATTGGCCGTGCCTGGTGCATGGACGGTGGACGATGTCAAGGACCTGGAGGATGCGGTGCGCATGCAGGTCGGCGGCAAAGTGCGTGGGGTGAAGCGGCTTCGTGTGCGGTTTGTCTCCCGGGATAAGCCTGTAAACGAGAGGTTTGATGAATTCATTTCAGGGCCAGAAGCATTGCAGAAGCCGGAGCtgcaggaggaagaggaggctGGGAATGGCGTTGTCGTTGATAAAGATGGCAAGCATAGACATTAG
- the cwc15 gene encoding Pre-mRNA-splicing factor cwc15, with amino-acid sequence MTTAHRPTFDPARGKEALRGPAYHQRLQPAHTQLKFRQAGQGGDADDEPSRDLAAELLAAEAAHFSKKKGAPVPGDEDDDQENVSVAAEKRPLPPAGDGEEDYEAKRRRILEETRDIDADDSSEEEDEDSDDESEDDEDAELQRELERVRREREEKKKREDAERAKEEEEARERNIALGNPLLNKQDYTMKRRWDDDVVFRNQARGTEDRNKKKEFVNDMLRSDFHRRFMSKYVR; translated from the exons ATGACTACCGCACACAGGCCAACATTCGACCCT GCGCGCGGCAAAGAAGCCCTCCGCGGCCCAGCCTACCACCAGCGCCTCCAGCCCGCCCACACGCAACTCAAGTTCCGCCAAGCCGGCCAGGGaggcgacgccgacgacgaacCCTCGCGTGATCTCGCAGCCGAGCTgctcgccgccgaagccgcccacttctccaagaagaagggcgctCCTGTCCCcggcgacgaagacgacgaccaagaaaATGTGTCTGTTGCCGCGGAAAAGAGACCACTGCCGCCGGCTGGCGACGGAGAAGAGGACTATGAGGCGAAGCGGCGGAGGATATTAGAAGAAACGAGAGATATAGACGCCGATGATAgcagcgaggaggaggacgaggataGCGATGACGAAagtgaggatgacgaagatgcaGAGCTGCAGAGGGAGCTGGAGCGCGTaaggagagagagggaggagaagaagaagcgagAG GACGCAGAAAGAGcaaaagaggaagaggaagcacGCGAGAGAAACATTGCACTGGGGAACCCGCTTCTCAATAAGCAAGACTACACGATGAAGAGGCGGTGGGACGACGATGTTGTGTTTAGGAACCAGGCGCGCGGGACGGAGGacaggaacaagaagaaggaattCGTCAAT GATATGCTGCGGTCTGATTTCCACAGGCGCTTCATGAGTAAATACGTCCGATAG
- the atnC_5 gene encoding MFS efflux pump atnC, translating to MEETTPLLPGEDGGDGGGGGSQQRGPRCASFFQARRPRTIYFLLSLMVFGLSFSGSLGDVPVTRLIEDNLCQRYYAARLDGATRHNKIDESLCKSDEIQSQLAYLNGLLPMVEAVVGLFVALPYGLKSGINGVFRKGRKPVLWLSLTGIFVSGLWIAVVLALGQRISIYIILISPVFAVVGGGSTVLVSDIYSVVADVVCEADRVSAFLTVSLGSLVGNLFGPLTASSLMRTSSPWTPIALSLLTLLLAMGVIGFIPETLPALKQEEEWSVSRDDSLYGTVKSYVWEFKDQIKEAIGMIRQPSLSLILFAFLCPSPVGIATSALFIQYVSKRFDWSMAAAGYLLSLRSMVNVFVVLLVIPGLSKLLVSGVVVKGFSAGEKDRILAQASAFSLAAGFLLLAGTTMPIVISGLIVKTLGAGLPSLCRSLAAYHTSAENTSKLQTVIGITETTGLLVAAPGLAWMFSIGMKLGGVWMGLPYVVTSGYLLVTAIALLFVKLPTDSFVLLEETYHLQDVAPHTASVRSFLSHGTMPSRVAIGHKRPRSQVRGLMS from the exons ATGGAAGAGACCACACCCCTTTTACccggcgaagacggcggtgacggcggcggcggcggctcccAGCAGCGAGGACCTCGGTGTGCTTCATTCTTTCAGGCACGACGGCCGAGAACCATTTACTTTCTGTTGTCGTTGATGGTGTTTGGGTTGTCCTTCTCCGGGTCATTGGGCGACGTGCCCGTTACGAGATTGATCGAGGACAACCTCTGTCAGAGGTACTACGCGGCCCGGTTGGACGGGGCCACGCGCCATAACAAGATTGACGAGAGTCTGTGCAAGTCTGACGAGATTCAGTCGCAATTGGCCTACTTGAATGGATTGCTGCCCATGGTAGAGGCTGTCGTTG GTCTTTTTGTGGCATTACCATATG GTCTCAAGTCAGGCATTAACGGCGTATTCAGAAAAGGTCGCAAGCCGGTCTTGTGGCTCTCCCTCACCGGCATCTTCGTGTCGGGCTTATGGATAGCCGTCGTCCTAGCCCTAGGTCAAAGAATTTCCATATACATCATTCTCATTTCACCCGTCTTTGCTGTCGTCGGCGGTGGAAGCACAGTTTTGGTCTCGGACATTTACTCTGTCGTGGCCGATGTTGTTTGCGAAGCAGACAG AGTATCGGCCTTCTTGACCGTCTCGCTCGGGAGTCTCGTTGGCAATCTATTCGGTCCGCTAACCGCCTCATCCCTCATGAGGACCTCGTCTCCATGGACCCCCATTGCACTCAGTCTGCTCACCCTGCTTCTCGCTATGGGAGTCATTGGTTTCATTCCCGAGACATTACCCGCGCTGAAGCAGGAAGAAGAGTGGAGCGTATCACGGGATGATTCCTTGTACGGCACCGTCAAATCATACGTCTGGGAGTTCAAAGATCAAATCAAAGAGGCAATCGGCATGATTAGGCAGCCATCGCTAAGTCTCATCTTGTTCGCATTTCTGTGTCCCTCCCCAGTGGGAATCGCCACCAGCGCACTCTTTATCCAATACGTCAGTAAGCGGTTCGATTGgtccatggcagcagcaggctaCCTGCTCTCTTTACGGAGCATGGTGAATGTATTTGTCGTTTTGCTCGTTATTCCTGGGCTCTCGAAGCTCCTCGTCTCCGGTGTGGTGGTGAAGGGTTTCTCAGCCGGTGAAAAGGACCGAATCCTAGCCCAAGCATCTGCGTTTTCTCTGGCAGCTGGGTTCTTGCTTCTTGCGGGAACAACCATGCCCATTGTTATAAGCGGGCTAATTGTCAAGACCCTCGGTGCAGGATTACCGTCACTGTGTCGATCTCTGGCCGCGTATCATACAAGTGCGGAAAACACGTCGAAGCTACAAACAGTGATTGGGATCACAGAAACCACGGGCCTACTTGTGGCAGCGCCGGGGCTAGCATGGATGTTTTCGATTGGCATGAAGCTTGGAGGAGTTTGGATGGGCTTGCCGTACGTGGTGACGAGTGGCTATTTGCTTGTGACAGCAATCGCATTGTTGTTTGTCAAGCTCCCAACCGACTCGTTTGTTTTGTTAGAGGAGACATATCATTTGCAAGACGTGGCGCCGCATACAGCCTCAGTTCGCAGTTTTTTGTCTCATGGaacgatgccgtcgagggTGGCTATTGGCCATAAGCGGCCACGGAGTCAAGTTCGTGGATTGATGAGCTGA
- the CHI1_1 gene encoding Chitinase 1, protein MSLLLAAATAVSAAPRYVMYFDQWHKTTLPPKEVTAGVNYVITAFAPSTTFNSGSSYQPFMPLDQVRALFDKGTKVCMAIGGWGDNSGFSIGAATETTRKTYAKNVATALTTLGYDCIDVDWEYPGGNGQDYKQTPNDKKVSEIETYALLLQEIKAAIGEKELSIAVPGKEGDMIAFTAEQVPKIDKAVDFVNVMTYDIMNRRDNATNHHTSVVDCAHTIDTYIKRGMTASKMNLGFAFYAKYFTTKDGVECAEPTGCPTAVLEAPDGSDLNLSGAFTFEVENYSKAAFTKALQNGKEDKDKGGMWYWDSSTKQYWTWDAPDLIARKFKEIVAAKKLGGVMAWSLAQDSHDWSHFKAMQAGVKSL, encoded by the exons ATGTCTCTGCTTCTGGCGGCAGCCACTGCTGTCTCGGCGGCTCCCAGATATGTCATGTATTTTGACCA ATGGCACAAGACAACACTACCCCCCAAGGAGGTGACGGCAGGCGTAAACTATGTCATCACTGCCTTTGCTCCTTCAACAACATTCAACTCTGGTAGCTCGTATCAACCTTTTATGCCGTTGGACCAGGTCCGGGCTCTGTTTGATAAGGGCACAAAGGTGTGCATGGCTATTGGCGGATGGGGTGACAACTCTGGTTTCAGTATTGGCGCTGCCACCGAGACCACGCGCAAGACGTACGCCAAGAATGTTGCTACCGCCTTGACAACTCTTGGTTACGACTGCATCG ATGTTGACTGGGAGTATCCCGGTGGCAACGGCCAAGACTATAAGCAGACTCCCAATGATAAGAAGGTTTCAGAAATTGAGACGTACGCACTCTTGCTGCAGGAGATCAAGGCTGCTATTGGAGAAAAGGAACTGTCCATTGCCGTTCCTGGAAAGGAGGGTGACATGATTGCTTTCACGGCCGAGCAGGTTCCCAAGATTGACAAAGCTGTTGATTTTGTCAAT GTCATGACGTATGACATTATGAATCGCCGAGACAACGCTACCAATCACCACACCTCTGTTGTGGATTGCGCCCATACTATTGACACTTACATCAAGCGAGGCATGACTGCCAGCAAGATGAATCTTGGATTCGCTTTTTACGCCAAGTATTTTACTACCAAGGACGGTGTCGAATGCGCCGAGCCCACTGGCTGCCCTACAGCGGTTCTCGAAGCTCCCGATGGCTCTGACCTTAACCTTTCTGGGGCTTTCACGTTTGAAGTCGAAAACTACAGCAAAGCTGCGTTTACCAAAGCCCTGCAGAATGgcaaggaggacaaggacaaggggGGAATGTGGTACTGGGATTCGTCCACTAAGCAGTACTGGACTTGGGATGCTCCCGATCTTATTGCCCGGAAATTCAAGGAGATTGTAGCTGCCAAAAAGCTGGGCGGTGTCATGGCTTGGAGTCTGGCTCAAGATAGCCACGACTGGAGCCATTTCAAAGCCATGCAAGCTGGTGTCAAGTCACTGTGA
- the rrp45 gene encoding Exosome complex component rrp45: MPRDAEPSLSEKTFVAKALDEGLRLDNRKFEQFRPLELTFGDEFGVADAKIVARVSAEVTVPFTDRPFDGIFTISSELSPMAAPSFEVNRPTEQEVLLSRILEKTIRRSGALDTESLCLVAGQKCWSVRADVHVLSHDGNLLDVACFAVVAALRHFRMPETTMDGETLTVYTPAEREPVALSWLHSPFCVTFSFFGHDGETVLMDTTWLEEQLRVTSCTFSLNKHGEICQVSKLGGADVDAPLFVRCAQLALDRVKVFTDLVDRKLMEDGKRRDKGGLMAELKADNDR; encoded by the exons ATGCCACGAGATGCGGAACCGTCGCTGAGCGAGAAGACTTTTGTCGCAAAGGCGCTTGACGAAGGTCTGCGCCTGGACAATCGCAAGTTTGAGCAGTTCCGGCCTTTGGAGCTCACTTTTGGAGATGAGTTTGGCGTTGCGGATGCCAA AATCGTCGCCAGAGTCTCAGCAGAGGTAACAGTGCCCTTCACGGACCGCCCCTTTGACGGTATATTCACCATATCCTCGGAACTGAGCCCCATGGCGGCGCCTTCATTCGAAGTGAACCGCCCCACAGAGCAGGAAGTCCTCCTCTCGAGGATCCTCGAAAAGACCATCCGCCGCTCCGGCGCCCTCGACACCGAGTCGCTctgcctcgtcgccggccagAAGTGCTGGTCCGTCCGCGCCGACGTCCACGTCCTCTCGCACGACGGCAACCTCCTCGACGTGGCGTgcttcgccgtcgtcgccgccctccgGCACTTTCGCATGCCAGAGACCACCATGGACGGCGAGACGCTGACCGTTTACACCCCGGCAGAGCGGGAGCCCGTGGCGCTCAGCTGGCTGCACTCGCCGTTTTGCGTGACGTTTAGTTTTTTCGGCCACGACGGGGAGACGGTGCTGATGGACACCACATggctggaggagcagctGAGGGTGACCAGCTGTACCTTTAGTCTGAACAAGCATGGCGAGATATGCCAGGTATCGAAGCTGGGGGGTGCGGATGTGGACGCGCCCCTCTTCGTGAGGTGTGCGCAGTTGGCGTTGGACAGGGTCAAGGTGTTCACGGACCTGGTGGATAGGAAGTTGATGGAGGATGGGAAGAGGAGAGATAAGGGAGGGTTGATGGCCGAGTTAAAGGCAGATAATGATAGGTGA
- the ARL3 gene encoding ADP-ribosylation factor-like protein 3, giving the protein MYHLAKGLYLYATSKEEYSVILLGLDNAGKTTFHEQVKSMYLPHGPEPKLKTVPTVGQNVSTITLPDMYMKLWDVGGQLSLRNLWQSYYASCHAIVFIIDSTDIGDGSLEDDDNGRLEECRLVLEDVLQHSETEGVPLLILANKQDREDCVETIRIKEGLVKKVMEGDKASSIRDSRVLSLSALTGDGVREAVDWVRTRVQWNKESRPPVMR; this is encoded by the exons ATGTACCACCTCGCCAAGGGCCTGTATCTCTACGCGACCAGCAAAGAAG AATACTCCGTCATCCTCCTGGGCCTCGATAATGCCGGCAAGACCACGTTCCACGAACAAGTCAAGTCCATGTACCTCCCCCACGGTCCGGAACCAAAGCTCAAGACCGTGCCGACCGTCGGCCAGAATGTCTCGACGATAACCTTACCCGACATGTATATGAAGCTATGGGATGTCGGCGGCCAGCTGTCCCTTCGCAACCTCTGGCAAAGCTACTACGCCAGCTGCCACGCgatcgtcttcatcatcgacaGTACGGACATTGGCGACGGGTCGCTTGAGGACGATGACAACGGCCGCTTGGAGGAGTGTAGACTTGTACTCGAAGATGTGCTGCAGCACTCGGAGACGGAAGGCGTGCCGCTACTCATTCTCGCGAACAAGCAGGACAGGGAGGATTGCGTTGAGACGATTCGCATCAAGGAAGGCCTGGTGAAGAAGGTCATGGAGGGCGATAAGGCGAGCAGTATTCGCGATTCCAGAGTATTGTCGTTGAGTGCGTTGACTGGAGACGGCGTCAGGGAGGCGGTGGATTGGGTAAGGACAAGAGTGCAGTGGAATAAAGAGTCGAGGCCGCCAGTGATGAGGTGA